GCGGAGTGGAACGAGGTGCCGTGGAAGTTCGAGGCGGGCACCATGAACGTGGGCGACACGATCGCCTTCGGGGTCGCGATCGACTACCTCCAGAATCTCGGGATGAAGAACGTCCAGGAGCACGAGCGCTCGATCACCCACTACGCGCTGGCCCAGCTGTCCGAGATTCCGGGCCTGCACGTGCTCGGTCCCGGGGTCGACGAGCGCGGCGGCGTGGTATCGTTCTGGATGGACGGGATCCACCCCCACGACATCGCGCAGGTGCTCGACGGCGAGGGGATCTGCGTGCGCGCCGGCCATCACTGCGCGAAGCCCGCGCACCGCAAGCTCGGCATCGGCGCGTCCGCGCGCGCGAGCTTTTACGTCTACACGATCCGCGAGGAAATCGACGCGCTCTGCCGGGCGCTCTTGAAGACGAGGGAACTGTTTCGTGTCGCTGGATGAGCTGTACCGCGACGTAATTCTCGACCACTACAGCCACCCCCGCAACCGCGGCGTCGCCGATCCGGCCGACGCGAAGCGCGAGGGGGCCAATCCGCTCTGCGGCGACGAGATCACGGTTTCGCTCCGGGTCCGGGACGGCGTCATCGAGGACGTGCGGTTCGAGGGCAAAGGGTGTTCGATCAGCCAGGCGTCCGCGTCGATGATGACCGAGCAGCTCAAGGGCAAGCCGGTGGCGGAGGCGAACCGTCTTATCGCCGCGTTCAAGGCGATGATGCACATCCCGTCCGGCGCCGAACCGGAGGTCGACGAGATGGGCGACTTGGTCGCGCTGGCGGGGGTGCGGAAGTTCCCGGTGCGGGTGAAGTGCGCGACGCTTTCGTGGATCACGCTCGAGATGGCGCTGCAGGAGCTCGGGTACCCGGGCCCGGCGGCGACGGCGGAGGCGGGGCGCGACA
The window above is part of the bacterium genome. Proteins encoded here:
- a CDS encoding SUF system NifU family Fe-S cluster assembly protein, with product MSLDELYRDVILDHYSHPRNRGVADPADAKREGANPLCGDEITVSLRVRDGVIEDVRFEGKGCSISQASASMMTEQLKGKPVAEANRLIAAFKAMMHIPSGAEPEVDEMGDLVALAGVRKFPVRVKCATLSWITLEMALQELGYPGPAATAEAGRDKA